In Malus sylvestris chromosome 15, drMalSylv7.2, whole genome shotgun sequence, a single genomic region encodes these proteins:
- the LOC126604399 gene encoding uncharacterized protein LOC126604399 translates to MAATLNTSMAAWIRHLLACMGGCFGCCTKPTPITAVDEPSKGLRIQGRSVKKPGISDDFWSSSTYDLDNSAVQSQRSISSISTSNQTLNFASVAGSSTSSQSDFVNNGLVLWNQNRLEWIGSGNPRNQIPKSRETRVSWNATYERLVGTKQRQSPYAQRIPLSDMVEFLVEVWEQEGLYD, encoded by the exons ATGGCGGCGACGCTCAACACCTCCATGGCGGCCTGGATCCGCCACTTACTCGCTTGCATGGG TGGTTGTTTTGGATGCTGCACTAAACCCACACCAATTACTGCTGTCGATGAGCCTTCAAAGGGATTGAGAATTCAAGGGCGAAGTGTTAAGAAACCGGGCATCTCGGATGACTTTTGGAGCAGCAGTACTTATGATTTGGACAATAGTGCCGTTCAATCCCAGAGAAGTATCTCATCCATCAGCACATCCAACCAGACCCTCAACTTTGCCAGTGTGGCTGGTAGTAGCACAAGCAGCCAATCTGACTTTGTAAATAATG GTCTTGTTCTATGGAACCAGAACAGGCTTGAGTGGATCGGAAGTGGCAACCCTAGGAATCAAATTCCAAAAAGTCGGGAAACCAGAGTAAG TTGGAATGCAACTTATGAAAGATTGGTTGGAACCAAACAGAGACAGTCACCTTACGCGCAACGCATTCCTTTGTCT GACATGGTAGAATTTCTCGTGGAAGTATGGGAGCAGGAGGGTCTGTACGATTGA
- the LOC126604400 gene encoding uncharacterized protein LOC126604400: MKVRSSVKKMCEFCKTVKRRGRVFVICTANPKHKQRQGMSTLAYEGTLSSLFVETSSKQENNSGHTLQAGLASLIPKKPEPSMPSMPTTILGWRVRLASMLSRNTN; the protein is encoded by the exons ATGAAGGTGCGTTCATCTGTGAAGAAGATGTGTGAGTTTTGTAAGACTGTGAAGCGTCGTGGGCGTGTTTTTGTGATTTGCACAGCCAATCCCAAGCATAAGCAAAGACAGGGCATGTCGACATTGGCGTATGAAGGCACGTTGTCCTCCCT GTTTGTGGAGACTAGTTCCAAGCAGGAGAACAACTCTGGTCACACCTTGCAGGCAGGTTTGGCCTCTCTGATACCCAAAAAGCCAGAACCCTCTATGCCCTCTATGCCCACCACGATTCTCGGATGGAGGGTGCGCCTGGCATCCATGCTGTCCAGAAACACCAATTAG